ACGCGCCGTGGGTCCGCGAGCTCGGCCGCGCCGACGCGGTGGTGCATCTGGCCGGCGCGGGCATCCTCGACAAGCGCTGGAACGAGGCGCACCTCGAGGACGCGCGGAGGAGCCGCGTCGTGCCCACGCGGCGGGTCGCGGAGGTCCTCGCCGAGGCGGCGAAATCGCCGGGTCGGGCCGCGCCGCCGGTGCTCGTGAGCGCCTCGGCCGTGGGCTACTACGGCTTCCTCGATGACGGCCGGGTGTGCGACGAGTCCACACCGAGCGGGTCCGACGTGCTCGCGCGGATGTGCGACGAGTGGGAGGCCGCCGCCGAGCCCGCGGTCGCGGCGGGCCTCCGTGTGGTGAAGGCGCGCATCGGCGTGGTGCTCGGCCCGGAGGGCGGCGCGCTCGCGCAGATGTTGCCCGCGTTTCGCGCCTTCGTTGGCGGACCTGTCGGCTCTGGGCGGCAGTTCCTCGCGTGGATCCACGCGGACGACGCGGTGCGCGCGCTGCTCTTCGCGCTGGACACCCCAGCGCTCTCGGGGCCCGTGAACATCACGGCGCCCGCGCCCGTGAACATGGCCGAGTTCGCAAGGACGCTCGGGC
This sequence is a window from Myxococcales bacterium. Protein-coding genes within it:
- a CDS encoding TIGR01777 family protein codes for the protein MRVVVTGGTGFIGERLVRALAERGDEVVVLSRRAGSSPLATIVPWSPAEPGDAPWVRELGRADAVVHLAGAGILDKRWNEAHLEDARRSRVVPTRRVAEVLAEAAKSPGRAAPPVLVSASAVGYYGFLDDGRVCDESTPSGSDVLARMCDEWEAAAEPAVAAGLRVVKARIGVVLGPEGGALAQMLPAFRAFVGGPVGSGRQFLAWIHADDAVRALLFALDTPALSGPVNITAPAPVNMAEFARTLGRVLGRPAVFRVPGFALRALMGAGAEVVLTGQNAVPARLTAAGFTFRFPELEPSLRDALAR